The following nucleotide sequence is from Callithrix jacchus isolate 240 chromosome 12, calJac240_pri, whole genome shotgun sequence.
AGTGGGGCTAGAGCTCAGCTTCCTGCCTGTGTGCTCAGCTGCCACCGTAATGCACTCACACTCGAGGTCCAACACCCCACCCTGCAGTGCCTTGCACCCCTCTGCCCCCACCTCGGAATCTTTGCATCTGAGCGCTCGGGATCCACGGCAAAACCAGGCACATTCCTCCCTCTGCAGACTCACCGCCTGGTTTGCAGACACCGGCCTCCGCCTGAGGCATCAATACTTTCAGGATTTAAAGCAGAAAGACACCGGGCGCCCCTGTGGCTGAGGAATGGCGGTTCCGGCGCAAGACCCTGCCCACAGAGGGTCTCTCCCCACCGCCTGCGGGCCGCCGCCACCCTAAGTACTCCGGGGCGCACGTGGCCCGCGCGGCATCCCAGCTCGCCCCCCGCGGACCTAGGGGCTGCCTCTCCACAACATTTCCGCTCCCTTCTGAAGAGCCCCGCCTCTCCCCGCTCCTGACAGGCTGTTCTTTCTCCCTTCAGCCTTGGGCACCCACTCCTGTCGCCGTTGCGGGCCCCGCATGGCAGCCCTTCACCCTCTTACCCACTCCCAGACGGTGTCTTACGCCGCTCGGAGGCAATGTCCACCCTCCCTGCACCTTTCACCTGCCCTTCCAGCTGAGGCGGCTGTCTTCCAGCTCCGCCATCCTGACTGCCAAAAAATGCTTGGAGCGGCTGGGGCCGGATAAGGAGAGCCAAGGTTGAGCTAGAACCGGTCCGTACGTTTTCAAGGCTAGCGCTGCACACAGGTCTTTCTATGGCCCTCAGAGCAGCGCCCACTGCTCCTCACTGGGCTAGGCCTGGTAGCAGCGAGCAAATGCCTATTGCACAGGAAGAAAATGGTCCCTACCAGCGCGGAAGTTTCCAGAATCTATGGGGACAGCATAGATTTCCCCAGAAAACAACCAGGGCCTCATGAAGGTGCCAGAAGGCGTGTAGGTAGAGAAATTTTAGAAGCCTGTCGGAGAATCAAGGCCTAGACTCAGGCTCCTGATTTCAATAGGCGGAAAAGAAGGCCGCCAAGGCTGGGTCCCCTCCCTTGTGAGGACAGTTCCTGCTCTCAAAACCACCGTATGAAGCCACCCAGTGTGTTCCACACTCCAGCCACGCACCACTAATGCAGTCAACAAACACTGCTTGACCTCCCATACAGAAAAGCAGTAGTTGACAAGTACTGAGCGCTTAACATGTGTGAGGCCGTTTTGCCTCATTCAACCCTAGCAACAACCCTGAAAAAGGTATTATTGCTTTCGttgtatagataaggaaactgagacttagaaatGCCCAAGATATACACACTGACGAGGCCAAGCAAGAGCTGTCGAATACCAAAGTTTAGTCACAattctgtcttccttttcatACTGCTCTGTGCGGTTGCTGCCAGAGATACAAGGGCAAAATCAACCCCGggaccctgccctcatggagcttacagtctaatgGAGGCGACCAGACAGGCACGTACAGCTATAGAATTAAGTGGGAAGTGACACACGTGTCCTTTGTTAACCCGAGCTGCAGGTTCAGAGGCTGAAGAGAGGGGACTTCCGGCTAGACGATCTAGGAGCTCTTCCTTGGAGAACAGCTTTTTACTCGTGGAGGATACGGGTAAGAAAGATGTTCCAAGCGGACAGAAAGCTTGAGCAAGGTCAACAAGGTGGAAACAGATGTGTCGCCCACCGTAGATAGAGAAAACACTCCGTCTCCTCGTGGATCCAGCGCCCGGTATTTACCCGCCAGGAAGTTTTCCTGCCCCGCGCAGCAGCTGAAAAAAACGCACTCCTGGGGCACCCTTCCCTGGCGTTGGTTTGTGGACAGCAAGCCTCCCAGAACTGGCCTAAATCGGGAAGGTGCAGCCACGGGGGAATCAGTGGTTCAGGAACCGGATCCATGCAGCCTCGGTCCGCAGCGTCTCGGACTTCAGGACTCTATACTAGTCCTTGCGAATTTCTGGTAGGGCCGCAACAACCCATTTGGTGAGAGCAGGGGGCGTGGTTCCATGAACCGGAACCAATGGGGAGGGAGTCTGGGGCGCCGGCCCCGCCCCCCGACATGACGCAAGGCTCCCGGACAGAGGCTTAGCCGCCCGGGCCCCAGTCCCTGCAGTGGCTGTAACAAAACCCAGACCCCCAGGTCCCGGCCAATGGAGGCGATTTAGACTGGAGTGGGACCGCGTCTGTCAAAAGCCCGACTCAGCAGCAGCGGCGGAGTCCAAGAGGAGAGCTGGAGCCGCCGCGCTGCCTCCCCGCCCCTGCCGGGATTTATTATTTGGACTGGACAATTAAGTGGCCCTGATGATGTTACCAAGCCCGGTCACCTCCACCCCTTTCTCAGTCAAAGACATTTTGAATCTggagcaacagcagcagcacttTCATGGTGCGCACTTGCAGGCAGACTTGGAGCACCACTTCCACTCAGCGCCCTGCATGCTGGCCGCAGCTGAGGGCACACAATTTTCTGACGGAGGGGAGGAGGACGAGGAAGAAGAGGGCGAGAAATTGTCCTATTTGAACTCACTAGCTGCAGCCGACGGCCACAGGGATTCAGGGCTGTGTACCCAGGGCTATGTCCACACGGTCCTGCGAGACTCGTGCAGCCGGCCCAAGGAACATGAAGAGGAGCCCGAGGTCGTGAGGGACCGGAGCCAAAGTGAGTAGAGGGGAAAAGGAAACGCACCCGCACACCTGGAACAATGGCAGAGTGCCCGCAAAGCGCCCACAAACCTTGCCAGCGCGGCTGCCCACCCCTTTACCCTTTGGCTGGGGCCTTGCCTCCGCCCTGGTCACCGACAGCTCCACAAAGCGCAGGTACCTGCAAGGGACCCAGGGCGGAGAGACAAGGATGAGGTGACCCTGACAACTGCTCTCCACcaaagggaaggggaggtggtTACTGCTGCCCTGATGCTGAGAGGCTACGCTGGCTCAGCGCCTGGGTCCTCGTAACTGGTAGTGTTTTTGCTCTTCTCCCCTCAACAGACtctttcccccccaaaaaagggcAGGAGCCTGGACATTTTTCGCTTTCCGTCTAGGGTGAGATGAGTTCTCTTAGCCCACGGCAGTCACCCCTTCGTCTCCGAAAAGACAGCCCAAGCAGCCTGTGTGTCTCGCATCCGCAGGGCGCAGGAACTTTGGTGGAGGCCAGCTGGGTGGTTTCCTCCCTTCTCGGCTTGGAACTCAGCTTCCCTAAACCCATGGTACCGAgtacagagagagaggagacggTCAGAGAGTGCGTGGGAACATTGCCTATTCCAAGGGGCCGTAGCTCTCACACCCCTAAGGCGCCAGCCGTTTTTGAAAATCCGTAACGTTTTGCTTTGTGTCTCAGGCTGCGGAAGGAATAGAAAACGCGCCGAACTTAGTCCTAGATCCTGGCTGCTCACATCGGACAGGAAGCGAATTGATAGGGAAATAGGATAATCGAATAAAGTCCTCAAGGAAGTGTATTTGAGAGGACAGAATCACAGTCTTTCCCCAAGAGGCAATTTAATGTGGCAGAGGCCAAGGCCTATGCTCAGTTTCCAAGGCCTAAAATCGGCATGAAACTGTCTATAACTAGTCAATCAAACTTCATTTTCAAAGGGCATACAGACATTGTTATCACACTTGCATGTAGTTTTTTataaggcacacacacacacacacacaaagtcccTGGGCCATGCACAAGCGTTACACTAGGAACAGATTTTTATGCAATCTATGCACACCGCCCCACTTATACCAACACGACTCACACCTTCAGCTATCCTTGTGGAATAGAAGGTAAACGAGTTTGCAAATACTGTAGTTACTATGTAGTTGCAAGCCTTCATCCTGAAAATAGTCATTAGCACGTCGAGTCGCACATTTAATACAGAGTAATCTCTTCTCTTGCAGATGCtcaagatccaaataaatacgCACTAACTACCCCTACCCACGAAACGTGCCTCCGCCGGCTGAGGGCGTTCTTTGGGTACTGGGGCTGTCGCAGGGTCCCACAGCACCAGGAGCCACAAACGTTCCAAAAAGTCCAGGCATTTACTACCGAACGCTCTGCGCAGCCACCAAAAGGGGCCCGCAGTGCTCCAGGACAGGAGCCACGGTGCGGCCGGGAACAGTTAAGTACGCTGTTGTTTGCTTCTTCTGCAGAAAGCTGCCAGCTGAAGAAACCTCTAGAGGCGGCCGGAGACTGCAAAGCGGCGGAGGAGAGCGAAAGGCCGAAACCACGCAGCCGCCGGAAGCCTCGAGTCCTCTTCTCGCAAGCCCAGGTCTTCGAGCTGGAACGCAGGTTCAAGCAGCAGCGGTACCTGTCGGCGCCCGAGCGCGAGCACCTCGCCAGCAGCCTGAAGCTCACGTCCACGCAGGTGAAAATCTGGTTCCAGAATCGCAGGTACAAGTGCAAGAGACAGCGGCAGGACAAGTCTCTGGAGCTGGGCGCACACGCGGCCCCGCCGCCGCCCCGCCGCGTGGCGGTTCCGGTGCTGGTGCGGGACGGCAAGCCGTGCGTCACGCCCAGCGCGCAGGCCTATGGCGCGCCCTACAGCGTGGGCGCAAGCGCCTACTCCTACAACAGCTTCCCCGCCTACGGCTACGGGAACTCGGCCGCGGCCGCTGCCGCCGCAGCTGCCGCCGCCGCGGCCGCCGCAGCCTACAGTGGCAGCTACGGCTGTGCGTACCCGGcgggcggcggcggtggcggcgggaCCTCCGCGGCGAGCACTGCTATGCAGCCCGCCTGCAGCGCAGCCGGAGGCGGCCCCTTTGTGAACGTGAGCAATCTAGGAGGCTTCGGCGGCGGCGGTAGCGCACAGCCTTTGCACCAGGGTGCTGCAGCTGGGGCCGCGTGCGCTCAGGGCACCTTGCAGGGCATCCGGGCCTGGTAGGGACTGAGCGGTCACGCGGCAGGCACCCCAGCGCAGCCTGGCGCCGCGGGACTGAAGGGCGAGAAGGGCCGGACCTAAGGGTCAGGTCCCCtcgttaaaatatatatatatacttctcgCTCCTCAGGACTTCGGATTGCAGCTCACTCGAGGCCTAGTGAAGGGGGCTCGGGGGCGAGGAGAATGCCCGGGTCTATTCGCCAGGACTGTCTCTCAGGCAGAAACGCGGGCTGGGCGCCGGGGAAGACGATGGCCCCGATCTTGGCACCGAGGGGAGTGCAGGAGGCTAGAACCCTGGCCGCGTTTGGTTATTCCAAAGCGAGAAGGGCTTCTCTCCCTCCGCCTTTCTGCGGACTTGGCGAAGCGTTGTCAGGGAGCCCAAGGAGAGAACAAATTAAAAGtatgaaggagagaaaaataggGGTCGTGGCTTGAGAAATCCCAGACCCTACCTAACCTCTGCCACCTTTGCGGGCCTGGAGCGCCATAGCACAGTCGATTTCATTTCCCAGCTGCCTCCCCTCCGCAGCAGATACCTCAGTCCAGATCTCCGGATTGTCGGACTGTCGGGGGACTCAGGACTCTTCGAGGAAAACCAGCCAAATAAGATCAAAAGTTGGGGCTGGGGCGGGGAGGCTGAACAAATAATGGGACCCGGTGGCCCACGGGAGGTGTTACCGGGTTTCCTTTCTGTTTCGTATTCTATATTCAGCACatattatctatctatataaCTATAACCACACGCCGTATACACACCCGCTGCCACACACTACAGGAGTCAATAAACAAGGTGCAATATTTTCATACCGTTGGCCGGCTACAGAATTTGCTTAGCCCCAAAGAGTGGAGAAGAATCCTTTAGACAGGGCGGGAAGGGGAGGAAAAGGTGCGAGGGGGAAAGCTATCTTCCTTGGAAGATCCTAGGCCTGATCTCCCATGAGCCAGGCCCCAGGCTGCAAGTCTGGTCTCTTCGTGGCTTTGTTCATTAATTTCTGTTTACTCTTGCGGGCTGGACAGGTCGAAGGCTCAGGGCCATTTAAAGTCCCAGACTTTGCGGTCCCCCCAAATTTTACCCAGATGCTTGGACTAGCTGTATAGACCTGCGTTCAGTCAAGTCTTGGACTCTGCCCCACCTCAAGGGTCGCGAGGAAAAAGGAAGCCTCGCCCCCAGGCCCAGCTATTGGCGGCGCGAAGGCTGCTCCTTCCCTGACTGCAGCCGGAGCTCCCAGAGAGACCCGGGACGCTGCGCTGCGCCCCGCCATGGCCGAGCTCTCCCCCTCGGCCGCCCTCCCTTCTCCCCCGGTTGCCTCGGCTTTATGTGGCTCCTTGTCACTTGCGGAGAATGCCTGTGCGAGGCCTGTGCTGCCACACGGCCGATTGTGAGCGTGCCAAGGCGGGTGAATGGGGAGGCCTCAGAGCGCCGCGCCATTGTGGGGCCGGGCCTCGCTGAAAGGCGGCTCCGGGCCGGGAAGGTGCGGAAAGAATGGCTTTTTATTGGAGTCCCGAACAAAAGGTGTGGTAGGAAGGCGAGGTCCCTTGCGCGAACAAAAACCCCAGCGCGTCGGATTGACGTCCCCCCCGAGCTCCCCATTGCTTCTCAGAGCGGGGGCTTTGTGTAGCAGTCTGCTCAACAGAGGGACGGAGAAATGCGCCGGGGTTTTGTTCCCCACTTTTTGTGCGCTGGGGGAGGGGGCGGACAGGGGAACGGGGGCTGGGCGggcagcagggaggggagcactgatTAAGCCTGGTCGGCCGGGGCGCTGAGACGTTCAGCGGGAGTCGGCGGCCTGAATGCTGGGTCATTATTGCTACAAGTTTAGCAATTTCTCCCTTACAGGAGGGGGTGGGGCTGCTAGGCTGCGGCGGGGCCGCCCGGCTGGGGTTGGTGAGACgcgaggaggagaaagaaaaagaaggagggaaggaagggagggaggcaggcaggcaggcaagggAGCCCTCCGAAGCCCTCTGACCGCCCAGGATGCTACTTGGACACTTCCGAAAGGGCCTGGCGGGAGGCTGGAGAAGCGGCGCTGGTGGGCGAAgaccttctctcccctcccctcgccTCTCAGGCGGCAGAAAGACCCCGGAGCCCAGCGTGAGCCAGTGCGCCCGACTGCC
It contains:
- the NKX2-3 gene encoding homeobox protein Nkx-2.3, which gives rise to MMLPSPVTSTPFSVKDILNLEQQQQHFHGAHLQADLEHHFHSAPCMLAAAEGTQFSDGGEEDEEEEGEKLSYLNSLAAADGHRDSGLCTQGYVHTVLRDSCSRPKEHEEEPEVVRDRSQKSCQLKKPLEAAGDCKAAEESERPKPRSRRKPRVLFSQAQVFELERRFKQQRYLSAPEREHLASSLKLTSTQVKIWFQNRRYKCKRQRQDKSLELGAHAAPPPPRRVAVPVLVRDGKPCVTPSAQAYGAPYSVGASAYSYNSFPAYGYGNSAAAAAAAAAAAAAAAAYSGSYGCAYPAGGGGGGGTSAASTAMQPACSAAGGGPFVNVSNLGGFGGGGSAQPLHQGAAAGAACAQGTLQGIRAW